Proteins from a single region of Parambassis ranga chromosome 18, fParRan2.1, whole genome shotgun sequence:
- the focad gene encoding focadhesin produces the protein MTEELKTRFDFPSPVIRAQAVRNLVAAVLTEKGSNGQITASSTQGTALETLWQQCCSDCGMVRSVCCDAFVLLVEQGHADLHYVLNSVLNLLPSARNVQGLIKVIGQLLQMQADQKEGEPHFTCPYSIRSCPHPYITALENRVDCWPALLLEIDDFIRQAADRYKASYITMLAPFLRYLYCEPQRQPGHALLRHSLLRVLLLGSAPQNKDQEKSSAVEKSSAVNDSLLLCLCQLVPHMQLNSVEAMLELCGFIDALLPNLVGSLGDGWRSERSGLLLQLLCACQQCLKLNGDCRPLLNLIQQLLPACQQELPLDDLIMGVALLLLEAPAAQQISLLSLSLSLVSEQAEQSPWLTPVLVLPVLQLLSCSALTEPLADQRTHSLNHSLANSLLSRISRPTEKPRQTGPPLPLPVLSPWYSEISVALSILRKVASNSALAVDWLLAVSSTLSSSQHPPSSLTLIVTHLIITAQEDVCQQALKACQAIAAADPCQVPSLIPVLLFKLAKEKNPGLAHAVLNCLPMLGTHKLCVPMVLQTLHMLASAPKLRAVAMRLMTALWKKQDRVYPELQRLLAQQDSRVMVGRDTQWEQILARAACLRDICRERPYQHGGDILAAITLTLKQCNRADLATPAALALQGLQELCRAEVVDIISTWRSLGPELSCDSRPLMVKAIAELLALVSQLTVKSEEYEKLKQEVVSFLWNYAVSKDPEVASCGYKALADFPESVHTLTHLPEAVRPAKCITEHEEDNKQDMEKEKDEKDLSVPGSCYVKLMSLMPTSTLPAYELFLTSLVKQEMSQMPRGVYFSALRGGGLRSDQGKTVAGIPSFMLKTYEKNKQPGLKPGLAAGLLLSYELPVQTDREGRTIDRLLLSRSRSYQQTLTALIHEVNIQLSEWHRALLLPEAWRGFMSRAFHAVLQHRRADLEMQQRQGKESPQELQYKQHCAWLWTRDQLTDVIKAATKDSPVIQGNSILALSGLAAVLAKYESSLPADSNGHLRAGPEFVPTGSWLAIVLDTMLSIISSSYKARGQVFPWFLHRSYSGENTASAIARSCASLALSLLVPVLVVWQKDGLVQVLSALHACLPGSPTADDSQAIQFHSGLALGMVLFSLHHQRLSDVTVQKGDDLLFSSLDALESCSFNPNLEYNTGCILGLGLVLAALCSSGQTDQHVRVTQTLDKLLASLQDSSGQGRMLQEVLAYSVACVAVSAFSGSLIDAAKAEEVMNTLRTQTEESQQTAGFSLALGLVVHGLSMSGHGKAEDLHPHLLAAWIKILLSEGCPTMQRLAAVNGLVALVGSESYLIHLKNELELSSQQQGRLNEVIRAITQIITFSGAIGLQSNSASLLGHLHLAHMSTSHSHTAVPQDFSYLSEKSVIRSVIDFITEAGKKGPDSSHPALVKTTLTALTSVGANFQYPPINWSAVLSPLMRLSFGEDVQHQCVVLAASQAQSSQSASLFLGSWLSPPLVHSLNYKTQAHLYETLGMWMKHVAEDKLQVYVESLGLQQFQEDLRPHRLFLCCSLLQGLAQAMALPNPPNNCWAVLCSTTEKVFTLLPNHIQDDEVDLYMGIAKCLSEMSDTEIERITRVSEAQMEKSCFVLAYLTSQGRVPLLGLNDVIAGVLRGWPSHRVGWLLLQMFYQCRLAASTNTGVSKRMEWLLELMGHIRNVAYGATSVGCGDTKLSTDFLFQLFAAAVVSWGDHFMPLLYGIRAQWFPWQPDPKPPALTHSLYGEESLSDHTLSPCLLGMSHSLPLLLNKEPWSSQTHKFIDWLLSITEGPEENLSVATINTAKAALSALKSTAEFKKKAVWTRAYGW, from the exons ATGACGGAGGAATTGAAGACACGGTTTGACTTCCCCAGCCCTGTTATACGAGCTCAG GCGGTCAGAAAtcttgttgctgctgtgctAACAGAAAAAGGGTCAAATGGACAAATCACTGCGTCCTCCACCCAG GGAACAGCGCTGGAGACTCTATGgcagcagtgctgcagtgacTGTGGGATGGTGCGTTCAGTCTGCTGCGATGCATTTGTGCTGTTGGTGGAACAGGGCCATGCAGACCTACACTATGTCCTCAACAGTGTCCTCAACCTTCTGCCTTCTGCCAG AAATGTCCAGGGTCTGATAAAAGTCATTGGACAGCTGCTACAGATGCAGGCAGACCAGAAAGAAGGAGAGCCACACTTCACCTGTCCTTATTCCATCAG GAGCTGCCCTCACCCATACATCACCGCCTTAGAGAACCGCGTGGACTGCTGGCCAGCTCTGCTGTTGGAGATTGATGACTTCATTCGTCAGGCAGCTGACAG atatAAAGCATCCTACATCACCATGCTGGCCCCCTTCCTGCGCTACTTATACTGTGAACCTCAGAGGCAGCCCGGGCACGCCCTCCTCAGACACAGTCTCCTTAGGGTGTTGCTGCTTGGATCGGCTCCTCAGAACAAGGACCAGGAGAAGAGCTCAGCAGTGGAGAAGAGCTCAGCAGTGAATGAcagcctgctgctctgcctgtGCCAACTGGTTCCACACATGCAG CTTAACAGTGTGGAGGCCATGCTGGAACTATGTGGATTTATTGACGCACTGCTTCCAAATCTTGTCGGTTCTCTTGGTGATGGCTGGAGATCAGAGAGATCTGGGCtgcttctgcagctgctgtgtgcctgTCAGCAGTGTCTAAAGTTAAATGGAGACTGCAGACCGCTTCTCAATTTGATACAGCAactcctgcctgcctgccaaCAG gaGCTGCCTTTGGATGACCTGATAATGGGCGTGGCTCTTCTACTGCTAGAAgctcctgcagctcagcagatCAGCCTCCTCAGCCTTT CTCTGAGTTTGGTTTCGGAGCAGGCTGAGCAGTCCCCATGGTTGACTCCAGTCCTGGTTCTTCCTGTGCTGCAGCTACTCTCGTGCTCTGCCCTCACTGAGCCACTTGCAGACCAAAGGACGCATAGCCTCAACCACAGCCTGGCCAACAGCCTGCTAAGCAGGATCAGCAGACCCACAGAAAAACCCCGACAG ACTGGCCCACCCCTGCCACTTCCTGTACTCAGTCCCTGGTACAGTGAGATCAGCGTGGCTTTGTCCATTTTGCGCAAAGTAGCCAGCAACTCAGCGCTGGCAGTTGATTGGCTGCTGGCGGTCAGCTCGACCCTGTCATCCAGCCAGCACCCTCCCTCTTCCCTCACCCTCATCGTGACCCATCTCATCATCACTGCCCAAGAAGATGTCTGCCAGCAGGCTTTGAAAGCATGCCAGGCTATCGCCGCTGCTGACCCCTGCCAG gttcCTTCACTCATCCCTGTTCTGTTGTTCAAACTGGCTAAAGAAAAGAATCCAGGCCTGGCTCATGCTGTGCTCAACTGCCTGCCGATGCTTgggacacataag CTCTGTGTCCCCATGGTACTGCAGACTCTTCACATGCTGGCCAGCGCCCCCAAGCTGAGAGCAGTGGCAATGCGCCTCATGACTGCTCTCTGGAAGAAACAg GACCGTGTGTACCCAGAGCTGCAGCGTCTTCTAGCCCAGCAGGACAGCAGGGTGATGGTGGGCAGAGACACTCAGTGGGAGCAGATCCTGGCCAGGGCTGCGTGCCTTAGAGACATCTGCAGGGAGAG GCCATACCAACATGGAGGTGACATATTGGCTGCCATTACACTGACTCTGAAGCAGTGCAACAGAGCAGACCTGGCCACCCCTGCTGCTCTGGCCCTGCAAGGATTACAGGAGCTGTGCCGAGCAGAG GTAGTGGACATTATCTCAACATGGAGGAGTCTCGGGCCTGAGCTGAGCTGTGACTCCCGTCCACTGATGGTTAAAGCCATAGCTGAGCTTCTGGCTCTGGTTTCCCAGCTCACTGTCAAGTCAGAAGAGTACGAG AAGCTGAAACAAGAGGTGGTCAGTTTCCTCTGGAATTATGCTGTGAGCAAG GACCCAGAAGTAGCCAGCTGTGGCTACAAGGCTTTGGCAGACTTCCCTGAGTCGGTCCACACTTTGACTCACCTTCCTGAAGCA GTTAGACCAGCCAAATGCATTACTGAACATGAGGAAGACAATAAACAGGacatggagaaagagaaagacgaGAAGGATCTCTCCGTCCCAGGCTCATGTTATGTGAAATTGATGTCTCTCATGCCCACATCTACTTTACCAG CCTATGAGCTCTTCCTGACATCACTGGTGAAGCAGGAGATGAGCCAGATGCCACGAGGGGTGTACTTCTCTGCTCTTAGAGGGGGTGGCCTGCGTTCAGACCAGGGTAAAACAGTGGCAGGAATCCCATCATTTATGCTGAAAACCTATGAGAAAAACAAGCAGCCTGGGCTGAAACCTGGACTAGCAG CTGGACTGTTGCTCTCCTATGAGCTTCCTGTGCAAACGGACCGTGAGGGCAGAACAATCGATCGCCTGCTTCTCAGCCGCAGTCGTAGCTACCAGCAGACTCTAACAGCTCTTATTCATGAA GTGAACATACAGCTATCAGAGTGGCACCGTGCCCTCCTTCTGCCTGAGGCGTGGAGGGGTTTCATGAGCCGGGCTTTCCATGCCGTTCTACAG CATCGGCGTGCTGATTTAGAAATGCAGCAGAGACAAGGCAAAGAGAGCCCACAGGAGCTGCAGTACAAACAGCACTGTGCCTGGCTATG GACGAGAGACCAGCTGACAGATGTCATCAAAGCTGCTACAAA GGACAGTCCGGTTATTCAGGGAAATTCTATCCTGGCTCTGAGCGGCCTGGCTGCTGTCCTGGCTAAGTATGAGAGCAGCCTGCCTGCAGACAGCAACGGCCACCTCAGG GCTGGTCCGGAGTTTGTGCCCACTGGCAGCTGGTTGGCCATAGTGCTGGATACCATGCtcagcatcatcagcagcagctacaaGGCCAGAGGACAAGTCTTCCCATGGTTCCTACAT CGCTCCTACTCCGGTGAGAACACAGCCAGTGCCATAGCTCGTTCTTGTGCCAGCCTGGCTTTGTCCCTGCTGGTTCCAGTTCTGGTGGTGTGGCAGAAGGATGGCCTTGTCCAGGTCCTGTCTGCGCTGCATGCCTGTCTGCCAGGCTCCCCTACCGCAGATGACTCCCAAGCCATCCAGTTCCACTCAGGCCTCGCCCTTGGCATGGTATTGTTCAGTCTGCATCACCAGCGCCTCAG tgatgtcacagttcAGAAGGGCGATGATCTTCTCTTCAGCTCCCTGGACGCTCTGGAAAGCTGCTCATTTAACCCCAATCTAGAATACAA TACTGGCTGTATATTAGGTCTGGGTCTGGTGCTGGCAGCTCTCTGCAGCAGTGGACAGACAGACCAACATGTCCGTGTTACACAAACTCTTGACAAACTACTGGCCAGCCTACAGGACAGCAGTGGGCAAGGGCGAATGTTGCAGGAG gtCCTGGCATACTCTGTTGCGTGTGTGGCTGTGTCAGCCTTTAGCGGAAGTCTTATTGATGCAGCCAAGGCTGAGGAGGTCATGAACACTCTGCGCACTCAAACAGAAGAGAGCCAGCAG ACGGCAGGCTTTTCCCTGGCTCTTGGCTTGGTCGTCCACGGTCTGTCGATGTCTGGCCACGGCAAAGCAGAAGACCTCCACCCACATCTGCTGGCTGCTTGGATAAAAATCTTATTGTCTGAG GGTTGTCCCACTATGCAGCGGCTGGCTGCTGTCAATGGCCTGGTGGCTTTAGTGGGATCAGAGAGCTACCTCATTCAT CTAAAGAATGAATTGGAGCTTTCATCCCAGCAGCAGGGCAGACTGAATGAGGTCATTCGTGCCATCACACAG ATCATAACATTTTCGGGAGCCATTGGTTTACAGTCCAACAGTGCCTCTTTGCTGGGCCATTTGCATTTGGCCCATATGTCTAccagtcacagtcacacagcag TTCCTCAGGATTTCAGCTACCTCTCAGAGAAAAGTGTCATCAGATCTGTCATTGACTTCATCACAGAGGCTGGAAAGAAAG GTCCAGATTCCTCCCATCCAGCTCTGGTTAAAACCACTCTCACTGCTCTGACATCAGTTGGAGCTAACTTCCAGTATCCCCCCATCAACTGGAGTGCTGTCCTGTCTCCACTGATGAGGCTGAGCTTTG GAGAGGATGTACAGCATCAGTGTGTGGTGCTGGCAGCATCTCAAGCTCAGTCCTCCCAGAGTGCTTCTCTCTTTCTGGGCTCCTGGCTGTCACCACCCCTTGTGCACAGTCTTAAT TACAAGACACAGGCCCACCTGTATGAGACCCTTGGCATGTGGATGAAACATGTGGCCGAGGACAAACTCCAGGTCTATGTGGAAAGTCTGGGCCTGCAGCAGTTCCAGGAGGACCTCCGACCACATCGTCTattcctctgctgctctctcctgCAGGGTCTTGCTCAGGCTATGGCACTCCCAAACCCACCCAACAACTGCTGGGCTGTCCTATGCTCCACCACTGAAAAGGTCTTCACCCTGCTGCCTAACCACATACAG GATGATGAGGTGGATTTGTACATGGGCATTGCCAAGTGTCTGTCCGAGATGTCTGACACAGAGATTGAGAGGATCACTCGAGTCTCAGAG GCTCAGATGGAAAAGTCCTGCTTCGTCCTGGCTTACCTGACCTCTCAGGGCAGAGTTCCCCTCCTGGGTCTTAATGATGTCATTGCAGGGGTGCTCCGTGGTTGGCCTAGCCACAGAGTGGGCTGGCTCCTTCTACAGATGTTTTACCAGTGTCGCCTGGCTGCCAGCACAAATACAG GTGTGTCCAAACGGATGGAATGGCTTCTGGAATTGATGGGACACATTAGAAATGTTGCTTATGGTGCAACCTCTGTTGGATGTGGAGACACCAAACTG TCCACAGACTTTCTCTTCCAgctttttgctgctgctgtagtttcCTGGGGTGACCACTTCATGCCCCTCCTCTATGGCATCAGAGCCCAGTGGTTCCCATGGCAACCAGACCCCAAGCCtccagctctcacacacagtctgtatGGTGAAGAGTCACTGTCTGACCACACCCTGTCACCGTGCCTGCTGGGAATGtcccacagcctgcctctgcTTCTGAACAAAGAGCCCTGGAGCAGCCAGACACACAAG ttTATAGACTGGCTCCTCAGCATAACAGAAGGTCCTGAAGAAAATCTGTCAGTTGCAACCATCAACACAGCCAAAG ctgcTCTCTCAGCCCTGAAGTCCACTGCAGAGTTTAAGAAGAAGGCCGTGTGGACCAGAGCTTACGGCTGGTAG